From Oncorhynchus tshawytscha isolate Ot180627B linkage group LG11, Otsh_v2.0, whole genome shotgun sequence, the proteins below share one genomic window:
- the LOC121838753 gene encoding mediator of RNA polymerase II transcription subunit 15-like: MHLVPHSPPLQPRPLFMLAMSLPPQQKPNSKRTGKRISFFNDQGVAMKETSSQQHPEGSYYALGAPASGPGPGQSEAAGTVTSTTSNPEAAHTGMYLNSVIFSPEKGDQSRGHYQQTVPMKWVHQDPAAQPQPPQRTGTGNWTQGVTMANWGQNFAPYLGGVGDSRSQVQNAFVKQQIREGPSPLQPQQPQPPSRAAEKQPQQQQVVNPNSLPAGGEAYRDIRDVAKAHSLEWEQQHHTSQQQSQSQAFPQTLKPGALNAQQHSTSNPGGSSVLQPFQLAFGQPKQHLTAGYYQVFQGGNRTLPNLNYTQQPPQHPQPPQHPQPPQQPQQHPQPQQHPQPQQHPQPQQHPQPQQHPQLQQQLQQQEQQKIQQRQQQQILQQRQQMQQKHHQMKQQMVQQQQQKIQQQQIQQQQIQQRIQQRRQIQQQQLQPQPQHVLEFYPSNQNPPTHPHPLSQPPVLVHSQETIPPPTPPDLKETSPDSPHIPPHRPPVPPHRDTAPTSPAPAAASTVQETLQGRWITTS, from the coding sequence ATGCACCTAGTACCCCATAGCCCCCCACTTCAACCTCGCCCGTTATTCATGTTAGCCATGAGTTTACCACCCCAGCAGAAACCCAACAGTAAGAGAACAGGCAAGCGCATCTCATTTTTCAACGACCAAGGAGTGGCGATGAAGGAGACGTCCTCTCAGCAACATCCAGAAGGTTCTTACTACGCCCTTGGTGCCCCAGCCTCAGGGCCTGGTCCTGGGCAGAGTGAGGCTGCAGGCACCGTCACCTCCACAACCTCCAACCCAGAGGCCGCCCATACTGGTATGTACCTCAACTCAGTGATATTCAGCCCAGAGAAAGGAGACCAGAGTCGGGGACATTACCAACAGACTGTACCCATGAAGTGGGTTCACCAGGACCCAGCAGCCCAACCGCAGCCTCCACAAAGAACTGGGACTGGGAACTGGACACAGGGTGTCACTATGGCTAACTGGGGGCAGAACTTTGCGCCGTACCTAGGGGGTGTCGGTGACTCACGTTCCCAGGTCCAGAATGCCTTTGTCAAGCAGCAGATCCGTGAGGGGCCTTCACCACTGCAACCACAGCAGCCCCAGCCCCCTAGTAGGGCTGCAGAGAAGCAGCCACAGCAGCAGCAGGTGGTTAACCCTAACTCTCTCCCTGCTGGAGGAGAGGCCTACAGAGACATTAGGGATGTGGCCAAGGCTCACAGTCTAGAGTGGGAGCAGCAGCATCATActtcccaacagcagtcccagtCTCAGGCGTTCCCACAGACCCTTAAACCTGGTGCTCTAAACGCCCAGCAGCACAGCACATCCAACCCTGGGGGCAGCTCCGTGCTTCAGCCCTTCCAGCTAGCCTTCGGCCAGCCCAAGCAGCACCTAACGGCTGGCTACTACCAGGTGTTTCAGGGGGGCAACAGGACTTTACCCAATCTGAACTACACCCAACAACCCCCACAGCATCCCCAACCCCCTCAGCATCCCCAACCCCCACAGCAACCCCAACAGCATCCCCAACCCCAACAGCATCCCCAACCCCAACAGCATCCCCAACCCCAACAGCATCCCCAACCCCAACAGCATCCCCAACTCCAGCAGCAGCTGCAACAGCAGGAGCAGCAGAAAATACAGCAACGTCAACAGCAACAAATATTACAGCAACGACAACAAATGCAACAAAAACACCATCAGATGAAGCAGCAAATGGTTCAGCAGCAACAGCAGAAAATACAACAGCAACAAATACAACAGCAGCAAATACAGCAACGAATACAACAACGACGCCAAATACAACAACAGCAATTGCAGCCACAACCACAACATGTACTAGAATTTTACCCCAGCAACCAAaacccacctacccacccacaTCCTCTCTCCCAGCCGCCCGTGTTGGTGCACTCCCAGGAGACCATTCCTCCACCAACCCCCCCAGACCTCAAGGAGACATCCCCAGACTCTCCACACATTCCCCCGCACAGACCCCCAGTTcccccacacagagacacagctcCAACCTCCCCAGCTCCAGCTGCAGCCTCGACGGTCCAGGAGACTCTCCAAGGAAGGTGGATCACCACCAGTTGA